The following proteins come from a genomic window of Panicum hallii strain FIL2 chromosome 8, PHallii_v3.1, whole genome shotgun sequence:
- the LOC112902713 gene encoding heterogeneous nuclear ribonucleoprotein 1: MEADAGKLFIGGISWDTNEDRLREYFDKYGEVVEAVIMRDRATGRARGFGFIVFADPAVAEQVIMEKHMIDGRMVEAKKAVPRDDQHALSKSGGSTHGSPGPSRTKKIFVGGLASTVTEADFRKYFEQFGTITDVVVMYDHNTQRPRGFGFITYDSEDAVDKALFKTFHELNGKMVEVKRAVPKELSPGPSMRSPVGGFNYVMGRANILNGYTQGYNPSPAGGYGMRMDARFGLLSGGRSGYPSFGGSYGIGMNFDPGMNPGIGGGSSFNNSLQYGRQLNPYYNGNSGRFNSSIGYGGVNDNNGSVFNSLARNLWGNSGLNYSSNSASSNSFVSSGNGGLSGIGNTNVNWGNPPVPAQGASGGSGYGTGNFGYGSSENNFGLGSSAYGRNAGSGGVNTFNQSTNGYARNFGDSSAGGGSIYGDTTWRSGSSELDGTSPFGYGLGNSASDVTAKSSAGYMGH; the protein is encoded by the exons ATGGAGGCGGACGCCGGGAAGCTGTTCATCGGCGGCATCTCGTGGGACACCAACGAGGACCGCCTCCGGGAGTACTTCGACAAGTATGgtgaggtggtggaggccgtcaTCATGCGCGACCGGGCTACCGGCCGCGCTCGAGGCTTCGGGTTCATCGTGTTCGCCGACCCCGCTGTCGCTGAGCAGGTGATTATGGAGAAGCATATGATCGACGGCCGGATG GTGGAGGCGAAGAAAGCTGTCCCTAGAGATGATCAGCATGCTCTGAGCAAGAGCGGTGGCAGCACTCATGGATCACCAGGGCCCAGTCGCACAAAGAAGATATTTGTTGGTGGTTTGGCTTCCACCGTGACCGAGGCAGACTTCAGGAAGTATTTTGAACAGTTTGGGACGATCACTGATGTTGTGGTAATGTATGACCACAACACACAGCGTCCTAGAGGGTTTGGGTTCATCACCTATGATTCAGAAGATGCCGTGGACAAGGCATTGTTCAAGACGTTCCATGAACTGAATGGTAAGATGGTTGAGGTGAAGCGGGCTGTTCCTAAGGAACTATCACCTGGACCTAGCATGCGCTCTCCTGTCGGTGGATTCAACTATGTCATGGGTAGAGCCAACATCCTCAATGGATATACCCAAGGTTATAATCCGAGTCCAGCGGGTGGCTATGGGATGAGGATGGATGCAAGGTTTGGGCTTTTGTCAGGAGGGCGCAGTGGTTATCCATCTTTTGGTGGTAGTTATGGAATTGGTATGAATTTTGACCCAGGGATGAACCCAGGTATTGGAGGTGGCTCTAGTTTCAATAATAGTCTCCAGTATGGACGACAGCTTAATCCATACTACAATGGAAATTCTGGTAGATTCAATAGCAGCATTGGCTATGGTGGAGTGAATGATAATAATGGATCAGTGTTTAACTCACTGGCTCGCAACCTATGGGGTAATTCAGGGCTTAATTACTCCTCCAACTCCGCAAGCTCTAATTCCTTTGTGTCATCTGGAAATGGGGGCCTTAGTGGAATTGGGAACACCAATGTGAACTGGGGCAATCCTCCTGTGCCTGCTCAAGGTGCTAGCGGCGGCTCTGGTTATGGTACTGGAAACTTTGGCTATGGATCCAGTGAAAACAACTTCGGTCTGGGTTCCAGTGCTTATGGAAGGAATGCTGGATCAGGTGGTGTCAATACCTTCAACCAATCAACCAATGGGTATGCGAGGAACTTTGGAGATTCATCAGCAGGTGGTGGCTCCATTTATGGAGACACAACTTGGAGATCTGGATCTTCTGAGCTTGATGGAACCAGCCCATTTGGTTATGGGCTTGGCAATTCAGCTTCAGATGTTACAGCAAAGAGCTCAGCCGGTTACATGGGGCATTGA
- the LOC112872375 gene encoding probable indole-3-pyruvate monooxygenase YUCCA10, producing the protein MEEQTVVLIVGAGPAGLATAACLTQLSIPYVIVEREDCSASLWRNRAYDRLKLHLAKEFCELPHMSYPADAPTYIPKDQFVQYIDNYIERFDIRPKYQTAIESCSYDEVRKCWFSMVRDMKTSVVVRYTAKFLVVASGENSAENIPVITGLHHFAGEAIHSSRYKSGASYSGKNVLVVGCGNSGMEISYDLASHGANTSIVIRSPVHVVIKEIIRLGMTSVQHIPVNVVDGLLVRLSNFVFGDLSKHGIVRPKLGPLLLKAKTGQSAVIDVGTISLIKNGTIKVLGNISKIEGNTVEFEGRKKSTFDAIVFATGYKSTANTWLKNGESMLNDDGLPKQEFPNHWKGANGLYCAGLAKRGLAGIAMDAKNIASDILSSYHA; encoded by the exons ATGGAGGAGCAGACTGTAGTCCTCATCGTGGGTGCAGGACCAGCAGGCCTGGCAACAGCGGCATGCCTCACCCAACTTAGTATCCCTTATGTCATTGTCGAGCGTGAGGATTGTAGTGCATCCCTATGGCGCAACCGTGCTTATGACCGCCTAAAGCTACATCTTGCAAAGGAGTTTTGTGAGCTACCCCACATGTCCTACCCAGCAGATGCCCCAACCTACATCCCAAAGGATCAGTTCGTGCAGTACATAGATAATTACATTGAGCGTTTCGACATCCGGCCAAAGTACCAAACTGCCATTGAGTCATGCTCATATGATGAAGTTAGAAAGTGTTGGTTCAGCATGGTGCGTGACATGAAAACATCCGTGGTTGTTAGGTACACAGCTAAGTTCCTTGTTGTGGCAAGTGGTGAGAATAGTGCAGAGAACATCCCAGTTATCACTGGGCTGCATCACTTTGCTGGAGAGGCTATCCACTCATCAAGATACAAATCAGGTGCCTCCTACTCGGGGAAGAATGTGTTGGTGGTTGGGTGCGGCAACTCTGGAATGGAGATTTCCTATGACCTTGCATCTCATGGCGCCAACACATCCATTGTTATACGCAGCCCG GTACATGTAGTGATAAAAGAAATAATTCGGTTGGGCATGACTTCGGTCCAGCATATACCAGTGAACGTTGTGGATGGTCTTCTAGTGAGGTTATCAAATTTTGTGTTTGGAGACCTTTCAAAGCATGGCATTGTGAGACCAAAATTAGGCCCTCTCCTCCTCAAGGCAAAAACCGGGCAATCTGCTGTGATTGATGTCGGGACAATTAGTTTAATTAAGAATGGCACTATCAAG GTGCTTGGAAATATTTCCAAAATTGAGGGTAACACAGTTGAATTTGAAGGCCGGAAGAAAAGCACTTTTGATGCCATTGTGTTTGCAACTGGATATAAAAGCACAGCAAATACGTGGCTCAAG AATGGTGAAAGCATGTTAAATGATGATGGACTGCCAAAGCAAGAATTTCCAAATCATTGGAAGGGCGCAAATGGGCTCTATTGTGCTGGCTTGGCAAAGAGAGGCTTGGCTGGTATTGCCATGGATGCCAAGAATATCGCCAGTGACATCTTGTCTAGCTACCATGCATAA